The Solenopsis invicta isolate M01_SB chromosome 12, UNIL_Sinv_3.0, whole genome shotgun sequence genome window below encodes:
- the LOC120359198 gene encoding uncharacterized protein LOC120359198 produces MFNMDSNIDREKIAKQIVKTSNTIRKKYRALKTGKMEEDIALERHFKPIIELLKQIVENTVGVENTIENGSQQAESEAFFSGDDEYVEPKRKRSNISFNNSIMTSTPIKLQTGSINFNKASHILQDSDLLQNHAPSVEEVFEITDEPLVMSVRQQLETSEGQKKLQIHYGPLGQKYMGAVMSGKKTVNVDNVYGVYFNKTGTMLGNKRIDLHKNDDISIDGKRYKGTQGLYELIFMKIPNAIYTNDDVEKYKDIILTTNAHRRDHVECNPILGNKGHKYKNIISPMLALDKVERGIPNNVTLNDNKIDYVHWNDPNEFVDRLRLLDVSREAGHNAHDNEILSLIEELREADLIIN; encoded by the coding sequence ATGTTCAACATGGATAGTAACATAGATCGCGAGAAGATAGCTAAACAGATTGTAAAAACAAGTAAcacaattcgcaaaaaatatcgcGCATTAAAAACGGGTAAAATGGAAGAAGATATTGCATTGGAAAGACATTTTAAGCCAATCATTGAACTTCtaaaacagattgttgaaaatacagTTGGAGTTGAAAATACCATTGAAAATGGGTCTCAACAGGCTGAGAGTGAAGCATTCTTTTCGGGAGATGATGAATACGTGGAACCAAAACGAAAACGGTCGAACATTTCGTTTAACAATTCAATAATGACTTCTACTCCGATTAAATTGCAAACtggatcaattaattttaataaagcatcacATATCTTACAAGATAgcgatttattgcagaatcatgCACCCTCCGTTGAAGAGGTTTTTGAAATCACCGATGAGCCGCTTGTGATGTCCGTTCGACAACAGTTAGAGACGTCTGAggggcaaaaaaaattacaaatacattatggTCCATTGGGACAAAAATATATGGGAGCTGTTATGAGCGGTAAAAAAACGGTCAACGTAGATAATGTTTACGGAGTTTACTTCAACAAGACCGGAACGATGCTTGGTAACAAACGTATCGACTTGCACAAGAACGATGATATATCCATAGACGGTAAAAGATACAAGGGTACTCAAGGTCTGTACgagttaattttcatgaaaatacccAACGCTATCTACACGAATGACGATGTAGAGAAGTATAAGGATATCATATTAACTACAAACGCACATAGGCGAGACCATGTTGAATGTAATCCAATACTAGGTAACAAAGGgcacaagtataaaaatataatctcacCCATGTTAGCACTAGATAAAGTTGAACGAGGTATACCGAACAACGTTACGTTAAACGACAACAAGATTGATTACGTTCATTGGAACGATCCGAACGAATTCGTCGATCGTCTTCGATTGCTCGATGTCTCACGCGAAGCCGGACACAACGCTCACGATAACGAGATCCTGTCGCTTatcgaggaacttcgcgaagctgatttaattataaattga